The genomic window GTCTGGAAGGTGGAAACCATTTCCACGCCAAACCACACAACGGAGTTGTCACCCACGGTGAAGCGGCCGCGCATTGTGGCTAGTTCCGGATCGGTGACGTCGTGAATGCCTGCGCCAAGATGACCGTCGTTGGTGTCATTGGCGAGTACGGAAGCGCATCTCCCCCCGAGAATGAGCGCAACTGCCATGAAGATTAATGAACGCTTATACATAACTGCATCCCTCAGAACATATTCAAATCGGCGTGCGTAAAGCCGAAATCGAGCAGTTCGGCTTCGGTGATGGCACCGCTTCCTTGGCGCGCAAACAGGCTCCGTGCACTGGGCTTGTCGACCGGCTGAAGCAGTACCGTATTGCGGTCGAAATCGCTTCCTATCACCACGAAAAGAACGTGCGAGGGCCAGGCTTTCATAAAGTCATCGAGCTGCATGGTGCGATTGCCCAAGATGGGATCGGCCAGTTCGACATCGGTGTTGTGAATCTGCTTGAGAACGACAAAATGGCGGTAGCCACGCACGTCCATCAGCACGATTGCCGGTACACGCAGTGAGCGAAGCCGCGATATGTCGACGCGATAGCCGCGTCCGCGCAAGCCAAGCAATTCGACGTAATGCTTGATGTCAAGCAAGGAAAAGCCGCGTTGCCTGACCAGCGTCGGGTCGGCGACGCCGAGCATGCCGTCAATCACGGTGTTTTCGTCGACATCCAGGTGATAGCCGTAGCGCAGAATGGTTGCCAGCGCCGCTGCACCGCAGCTGTAGTCGGTGTGCTGCCGCACGATGTTGGCGAAGTGCAGCGCCTGCATGCTGTTGACGTGCGTGGTGTACTGCGCGCCATTGGGCAGCACGCCGGCGAAACTCACATCGCCCGCGTAGACAGGCGTACCGAGACTCACCGCAGCGAGCCCAAGCAGGCCAAGGATGTTCAAGCCAGCACGTTGCACGGTCCCTCTCCCCTCGTCCTTGCGAAGGGAAGACCCCCTGCCCGCAGGGGACGGGCAGGGGGCTTCCACATGGTGCCCGGCAGCATGTTGCCGGGTTACCGCCCTCGTTGCCGTCTCGCGACGGCGCATTGCTCCTGACCAATCACCCCTACTTGGTGTTGGCGACTGCCATCGACAGGCTGTTGCTCTGCAGGTTGCCAGTGCCCGATGCCTGATTCAGACCGATGTTGCCGCTGGCGCCACTAAGCACGTCACCCGACAGGTTGGCGTTGTTGCTGGTGTTCTGCTGATAGAAGCAGCCCTCGTCGTACGGGTCGTTCGAGACCTTGTTGCCCGACCATTCCTGGTCCAGCGTCGAAGTTGCCAGCGCATACACGTTGTTCGACGTGGTCGCAGCGGCCAACTGATTCAGCTGCTCGTTGTTGTCGCCTGCCGCCTGGTTCACACCCACATTGCCTGATGCGCCGTCGAAGGCGTCACCACTGATGTTGGTGTTGTTGGTGGTGCCCTGGTTGGACGTATTGGCATGCGTCAGCGTTTGATTGGCAAAGGTTTCGGCATCTGCCATACCGCCTGCACTACCGGGATCTCCACCGCAGCCGCCCCAATCGCAGCCGAAGGTGAACGATGCGTCATCGCTGCTCGAGGAACCGGCAGCCGAGATGGCGGCGCTGTTGCCCTGGGCGTTGAAGTCGCCAGCGGCCTGGTTCACGCCCACGTTGCCGGAAGCGTTATTGCCGACGTCTCCACTGATGTTGGAGTCGTTGACGACAGCTGCGTTATTCGAGACCGAGTTGTCGCTCGAGTTCTGGGTGGCCTGGGAAAGTGCAACCGCGGCGGCGTTGATATTGATGGTGCCGTTCACATAGGGATTGCCGCTGACGTTGACGTTGGAGGTCAGCGAAATCTTCTTGGTGATCTTCACGCTGGTGCCGCTGCCTTGGTCGTCGCCGGCGTAGGCCATCGAAGCGCCAAAGACGCTCAATACGGTCAGTGCAATCAAAGTCCTTCTAAGATTTGCGTTCATGGTGTCCTCTCCAGATGACTGGGTATTTCAGGGATCAATGCGAGGAAGGCGGCGCGGACAACAAAAGCAAGTTGTCTGATGCGTTGCCGGACCCCGCGACCTGGTTGAGTTGCATCACACCGTTGAAACCCTCCATTGCGGACGGATCCACACTCACGCTCCGTGTGCCGCCAGCCTGTGCATGTGGGTTCGACGATGCTTGCCCCCCTGCCGACGCAGAGACGGCGGCCGACAAAGTGCCGTCTGTCGCCTCGCGTATGCCTTGATTGGCCAGCGCCACCGCAACACCGTTCAACTGGGTGTTGCTATTGCCGCTGACCTGATTGATGGATGCGATGCCTTGACCGTTGTCGTAGGCATGCCCGCCGATGGTGGCGTTGGCGTACAGCGTCCCGCCGGGCGAGTCATTGCGTTCGTGCTGTTGCGCCTGAATCAGCGCCTGCGCCTGGTTACCGATGGCAAACGCGTGCAGGTTGCCC from Dyella caseinilytica includes these protein-coding regions:
- a CDS encoding C39 family peptidase, which codes for MQRAGLNILGLLGLAAVSLGTPVYAGDVSFAGVLPNGAQYTTHVNSMQALHFANIVRQHTDYSCGAAALATILRYGYHLDVDENTVIDGMLGVADPTLVRQRGFSLLDIKHYVELLGLRGRGYRVDISRLRSLRVPAIVLMDVRGYRHFVVLKQIHNTDVELADPILGNRTMQLDDFMKAWPSHVLFVVIGSDFDRNTVLLQPVDKPSARSLFARQGSGAITEAELLDFGFTHADLNMF